The Faecalibacter sp. LW9 genome has a segment encoding these proteins:
- a CDS encoding MgtC/SapB family protein, whose product MEWDIMIRNWENEDFIKILLSLVAGLLLGIEREVKDKAAGFKTITIICLGSTLFTILSYKMGAGNSEDATRIASYVVSGIGFLGAGVIFKDGVNVNGLTTAGIIWIASAIGISFGFGEYLIGIVFLICSYMVILFGNYISKTFINKTSYKSFKVTYSRDHSGLKEKIINGLSPSCLSITLKSSILLTNQITTTFEIKYRTE is encoded by the coding sequence ATGGAATGGGATATTATGATTCGAAATTGGGAAAATGAAGATTTTATAAAAATTCTTCTTTCTTTAGTTGCTGGGCTACTTTTAGGTATAGAACGTGAGGTAAAAGATAAAGCGGCAGGTTTTAAGACCATAACGATTATTTGCTTAGGGAGTACGTTATTTACCATATTGTCTTATAAAATGGGAGCAGGTAATTCGGAAGACGCGACGCGTATTGCTTCCTATGTCGTTAGTGGGATAGGATTTTTAGGTGCTGGTGTTATCTTTAAAGATGGAGTCAATGTCAATGGATTAACAACTGCTGGAATTATTTGGATTGCTTCAGCGATCGGAATTTCATTTGGTTTTGGAGAATATTTAATAGGCATTGTATTTTTAATTTGCAGTTATATGGTTATCCTTTTCGGAAACTATATTTCTAAAACATTCATTAATAAAACCAGTTATAAAAGTTTTAAAGTCACTTACTCAAGAGATCATTCGGGACTTAAAGAAAAGATAATAAATGGTTTAAGTCCATCGTGTTTAAGTATAACTTTAAAAAGTTCAATTTTATTGACCAATCAAATTACGACAACATTTGAAATCAAATATCGTACAGAATAA
- a CDS encoding MFS transporter, with protein MQNTSSNKLWNRNFFNVCFSSFFIFTNFYLLAATMPIYVKRDLSGSATHISLIISLYILGTVLLRPFSGRCTDRFGKRKMSIAFLLLFIGCNLAYFGTDAIVPLLIVRFINGFGFAVTTTSTAALAMDWIPKSRKGEGIGYFSLFMSLAMVIGPALGLFLTNNFEYQVVLRFALGFAILALVFSFFTTEISTQLEKSQQRTVYTGWDKYIERKSLPFSFAGFLLALAYSSLLSYVALYTIELGYPQASMFFFIVLAFLIIIPRPYVGKLFDRKGANALVYPGTIILVIGLIGLALSFNLWTILISAGIIGLGYGAIFPAYQTLSVSAASPQRAGTASATFFLLYDIGIGIGSFVLGIIASIIGYSNMYLTASGIAIISLMTYIIINKKMYRKKNEVK; from the coding sequence ATGCAAAATACGTCAAGCAATAAACTTTGGAATCGTAATTTCTTCAACGTCTGCTTTAGTTCATTCTTTATTTTTACCAATTTTTATTTATTAGCCGCAACAATGCCGATTTATGTAAAAAGGGATTTAAGTGGTAGCGCGACGCATATTAGTTTAATCATTTCATTGTATATCTTAGGAACAGTGTTGTTACGACCATTTTCAGGTCGTTGTACTGATCGTTTCGGTAAACGAAAAATGTCAATCGCTTTTTTACTTTTATTTATCGGATGTAACTTGGCTTATTTTGGTACTGATGCTATTGTACCTTTATTAATTGTACGCTTTATTAATGGATTTGGATTTGCGGTTACTACCACTTCTACAGCGGCTTTAGCAATGGATTGGATTCCGAAATCGAGAAAAGGAGAAGGGATTGGTTATTTTAGTCTTTTTATGAGTTTGGCAATGGTGATTGGTCCTGCATTGGGATTATTCCTTACAAATAATTTCGAGTATCAAGTGGTGTTAAGATTTGCTTTGGGATTTGCCATTTTAGCCTTAGTTTTTAGTTTCTTTACGACTGAAATTTCAACTCAACTGGAAAAAAGTCAACAGCGAACAGTTTATACAGGTTGGGATAAATATATTGAACGAAAATCATTACCATTTTCATTTGCTGGTTTTCTTCTTGCATTAGCCTATAGTTCTTTATTATCTTATGTTGCACTTTATACGATTGAACTAGGGTATCCACAAGCATCCATGTTCTTTTTTATTGTTCTAGCTTTTCTAATTATCATACCTAGACCTTACGTCGGTAAATTATTTGATCGTAAAGGAGCAAATGCTTTGGTGTATCCAGGTACCATTATATTAGTCATTGGATTAATCGGACTTGCTTTATCATTTAACCTTTGGACCATATTAATTTCAGCAGGAATAATCGGATTAGGGTATGGAGCTATTTTTCCAGCATATCAAACATTAAGTGTTTCTGCAGCTAGTCCACAAAGAGCAGGTACGGCATCGGCAACATTTTTTTTATTGTATGATATCGGGATTGGGATTGGATCTTTTGTCCTAGGAATTATTGCATCTATAATTGGATACTCCAATATGTATTTGACTGCTTCTGGGATAGCCATCATAAGTTTAATGACTTATATTATAATCAACAAGAAGATGTATCGTAAAAAAAATGAAGTCAAATAA
- a CDS encoding efflux transporter outer membrane subunit, with amino-acid sequence MKKFRILKVSLIAFGLFSIQSCFVAKDYNRPTNVEQEVQFRTDIVAAQDNTIADVSWQQFFSDATLKSYISKGLQNNLDIRTALQNIAITEAYMKQGKAGYLPTLTVGPGYTYTKTSANTQFGRITGSQSLSQYDVTGNFSWEADIWGKIRSNYRGATANYLQTVEAHKAVQTNIVSSIANTYYQLIALDEQRKAIVQTIGFREQSLETIKALKVAGNVTEVAVNQTEAQLYNAKALLVDVDANIKLNENILSVLLGETPKVIERGTIDNQQLSSSLAVGIPAQMLENRPDVKAAEYALINAFENVNVANANFYPSLTLTASGGVQGIDIDKLFDAQSLFASVVARLAQPILQRRQIKTAKEVALANEEKALLAYKKTILTASKEVSDALARYQAADEKIPLKDKEAALYNQSIEYSEELLNYGMTNYLEVITAREAALNAELNAINAKLTKLNSVVELYRSVGGGWK; translated from the coding sequence GTTTAGAATTTTAAAAGTTTCGTTAATTGCATTTGGATTATTTTCTATTCAATCTTGTTTTGTAGCGAAAGATTATAATCGTCCAACTAACGTAGAGCAAGAAGTACAATTCAGAACTGATATTGTAGCGGCTCAGGATAACACAATTGCTGATGTCTCTTGGCAACAGTTTTTCTCTGATGCTACGTTAAAATCATATATTTCGAAAGGATTACAAAACAATCTTGATATTCGTACTGCTTTACAAAATATTGCAATTACGGAAGCTTATATGAAACAAGGTAAAGCAGGTTATTTACCTACTTTAACTGTTGGTCCAGGTTATACGTATACCAAAACATCTGCAAATACGCAATTTGGTCGTATTACAGGATCACAATCTTTATCTCAATATGATGTCACTGGGAATTTTTCTTGGGAGGCTGATATTTGGGGAAAGATTAGAAGTAACTACCGCGGTGCAACGGCCAACTATTTACAAACTGTAGAAGCGCATAAAGCGGTTCAGACCAATATTGTTTCATCCATTGCCAATACCTATTATCAGTTGATCGCGTTGGATGAACAGCGTAAAGCCATTGTTCAAACCATAGGTTTCCGTGAGCAAAGTTTAGAAACCATCAAAGCATTAAAAGTCGCAGGTAACGTGACTGAAGTGGCGGTTAATCAAACGGAAGCACAATTATATAATGCGAAAGCATTATTAGTGGATGTGGATGCTAACATAAAATTAAATGAGAATATTTTAAGTGTACTGTTAGGGGAAACACCAAAAGTTATTGAACGTGGTACGATTGATAATCAACAATTGTCTTCTTCTTTAGCCGTTGGTATTCCAGCTCAAATGCTTGAGAATCGTCCTGATGTTAAAGCAGCAGAATATGCATTGATTAACGCATTTGAAAACGTTAATGTAGCCAATGCAAATTTTTATCCTTCTTTAACGTTAACTGCTTCGGGTGGTGTACAAGGAATTGATATCGATAAATTATTTGATGCTCAATCATTATTTGCAAGTGTTGTAGCACGTTTAGCTCAGCCAATCTTACAAAGACGTCAAATCAAAACGGCGAAAGAAGTGGCTTTAGCTAATGAAGAAAAAGCATTATTAGCCTATAAGAAAACCATTCTTACAGCAAGTAAAGAAGTTTCTGATGCTTTAGCGCGTTATCAGGCGGCAGATGAAAAAATTCCATTAAAAGATAAAGAAGCTGCATTGTACAATCAGTCGATTGAATATTCAGAAGAATTATTAAATTATGGGATGACCAATTATTTAGAAGTAATTACGGCTCGTGAAGCGGCTTTAAATGCTGAATTAAATGCGATTAATGCGAAACTAACAAAGCTGAATTCTGTAGTAGAATTATACCGCTCTGTTGGTGGAGGATGGAAATAA